In the Pseudonocardia cypriaca genome, one interval contains:
- a CDS encoding DUF1330 domain-containing protein: MPGYLILHGEVTDPEGYEEYKEKAQVLLAEHGARYLARGGEATPLEGEWLPRFVVVEFPSYEAALAFYHSPEYQEVAEIRKRFSNSAVAIVEGLPAPAP; the protein is encoded by the coding sequence TTGCCCGGCTACCTCATCCTGCACGGCGAGGTGACCGATCCCGAGGGGTACGAGGAGTACAAGGAGAAGGCCCAGGTCCTCCTCGCCGAGCACGGTGCGCGCTACCTCGCGCGCGGCGGCGAGGCCACTCCGCTCGAGGGCGAGTGGCTGCCCCGGTTCGTCGTGGTGGAGTTCCCGAGCTACGAGGCCGCCCTCGCCTTCTACCACTCGCCGGAGTACCAGGAGGTGGCCGAGATCCGGAAGCGCTTCAGCAACTCGGCCGTGGCGATCGTGGAAGGGCTGCCGGCCCCGGCGCCGTGA
- a CDS encoding MerR family transcriptional regulator has product MKSSSEQIEMTIGEVADRFGLATHVLRHWEAVGLIAPARRVSGRRRYGRDALARVAFIQQCKELGFGLEQVRAMLDTTDPAARKEVLARHDAELKRRIESAVAARELIAHGLRCPAPDFIECPNFLAGIEARIPPARER; this is encoded by the coding sequence GTGAAGTCAAGCTCCGAGCAGATCGAGATGACGATCGGCGAGGTGGCCGATCGGTTCGGGCTCGCCACGCACGTCCTGAGGCACTGGGAGGCGGTCGGGCTCATCGCGCCTGCGCGCCGCGTGAGCGGGCGACGCCGGTACGGCCGGGACGCGCTGGCGCGGGTGGCGTTCATCCAGCAGTGCAAGGAGCTCGGGTTCGGGCTGGAGCAGGTGCGAGCGATGCTGGACACCACCGACCCCGCCGCGCGCAAGGAGGTGCTGGCCCGGCACGACGCCGAGCTGAAGCGCCGCATCGAGTCGGCGGTCGCCGCGCGAGAGCTGATCGCCCACGGGCTGAGGTGCCCGGCGCCCGACTTCATCGAGTGCCCGAACTTCCTCGCGGGTATCGAGGCCCGGATCCCGCCGGCCCGCGAGCGGTGA
- a CDS encoding PadR family transcriptional regulator: MKPDAVRGHLDGLILAVLEDGPRHGYAIIEALQARSGGRLDLPTGTVYPALRRLERAALLSGAWSTVGGRERRTYTLTRAGRHALAGQRADWSEFSAVVDAVLRPAAGTP, encoded by the coding sequence ATGAAGCCCGACGCCGTTCGCGGCCACCTCGACGGGCTGATCCTCGCGGTGCTCGAGGACGGCCCCCGGCACGGCTACGCGATCATCGAAGCGCTGCAGGCCCGCAGCGGCGGCCGGCTCGACCTGCCGACCGGCACCGTCTACCCCGCGCTGCGCCGCCTGGAGCGGGCCGCGCTGCTGTCGGGCGCGTGGAGCACCGTGGGCGGACGGGAGCGGCGCACGTACACGCTCACCAGGGCCGGCCGGCACGCCCTCGCCGGCCAGCGCGCCGACTGGAGCGAGTTCAGCGCCGTCGTCGACGCGGTCCTGCGGCCTGCGGCAGGCACGCCGTGA
- a CDS encoding SDR family oxidoreductase, which translates to MTGTERPLTGRVALVAGATRGAGRGIAVELGAAGATVYVTGRTTRERRSEYDRPETIEDTADLVTAAGGTGIAVPTDHLVPEQVERLVARIDADHGRLDVLVNDIWGGEYLAEWDKPVWEHSLTDGLRILRLAIDTHLVTARYAFPLLIKRRGGLVVEVTDGTAEYNADHYRLNVYYDLAKVAPIRLARSWAHELGPHGATAVAITPGWLRSEIMLHEYGVTEENWRDACSKEPHFAISETPRFVGRAVAALAADQGRDRWQGKSLSSGGLAKEYGFTDLDGSTPDAWRYVVEVQDAGKPADVTGYR; encoded by the coding sequence ATGACAGGAACGGAGCGGCCGCTCACCGGCCGAGTGGCGCTGGTGGCGGGGGCGACGCGTGGCGCGGGTCGGGGCATCGCCGTGGAGCTGGGCGCGGCGGGAGCAACGGTGTACGTCACGGGCCGCACCACCCGCGAGAGACGCAGCGAGTACGACCGGCCGGAGACCATCGAGGACACCGCCGACCTCGTGACGGCCGCGGGCGGCACCGGCATCGCGGTGCCCACCGACCACCTCGTCCCGGAGCAGGTCGAGCGGCTCGTGGCCCGCATCGACGCCGATCACGGCCGCCTCGACGTGCTGGTCAACGACATCTGGGGCGGCGAGTACCTCGCGGAGTGGGACAAGCCGGTGTGGGAGCACTCCCTCACCGACGGCCTGCGGATCCTGCGCCTCGCGATCGACACCCACCTCGTGACGGCCCGCTACGCGTTCCCACTGCTGATCAAGCGGCGGGGAGGGCTGGTCGTGGAGGTCACCGACGGCACCGCCGAGTACAACGCCGACCACTACCGGCTCAACGTCTACTACGACCTCGCCAAGGTCGCACCCATCCGGCTCGCGCGCAGCTGGGCGCACGAGCTCGGCCCGCACGGCGCCACCGCCGTCGCGATCACCCCCGGCTGGCTCCGCTCCGAGATCATGCTGCACGAGTACGGCGTGACCGAGGAGAACTGGCGCGACGCGTGCAGCAAGGAACCACACTTCGCGATCTCGGAGACCCCGCGCTTCGTCGGCCGCGCCGTCGCCGCGCTCGCCGCCGACCAGGGACGCGACCGGTGGCAAGGCAAGAGCCTCTCCAGCGGCGGCCTCGCGAAGGAGTACGGCTTCACCGATCTCGACGGCTCGACCCCCGACGCCTGGCGCTACGTGGTGGAGGTGCAGGACGCGGGGAAGCCGGCGGATGTGACGGGGTACCGCTGA
- a CDS encoding glutathione peroxidase, producing the protein MPEINTLDGRPTTLEQLRDGKAALVVNVASRCGLTPQYTALEELQQKYGSRGFTVVGVPCNQFGDQEPGSAEEIQTFCSTTYGVSFPMTEKVDVNGPGRHPLYQALTETPDDTGEAGDVQWNFEKFLLSADGRVVARFRPMTTPDDPKVIAAIEAQLNA; encoded by the coding sequence GTGCCTGAGATCAATACCTTGGACGGCCGGCCCACCACGCTCGAGCAGCTGCGCGACGGCAAGGCCGCCCTCGTCGTCAACGTGGCCTCCCGGTGCGGGCTCACGCCGCAGTACACCGCGCTGGAGGAGCTGCAGCAGAAGTACGGGTCACGCGGCTTCACCGTGGTCGGCGTGCCGTGCAACCAGTTCGGCGACCAGGAGCCGGGGTCGGCCGAGGAGATCCAGACCTTCTGCTCCACCACCTACGGAGTCAGCTTCCCGATGACCGAGAAGGTCGACGTCAACGGGCCTGGCCGGCACCCGCTCTACCAGGCGCTGACCGAGACCCCCGACGACACCGGGGAGGCGGGCGACGTGCAGTGGAACTTCGAGAAGTTCCTCCTGTCCGCCGACGGCCGGGTGGTCGCCCGGTTCCGGCCGATGACCACGCCGGACGACCCCAAGGTGATCGCGGCCATCGAGGCCCAGCTGAACGCGTAA
- a CDS encoding multicopper oxidase family protein: MNLTRRGFLGLLGGAAALAALPACGSGVAVGSTGEVLASAWPLPEPFRVPLPVPPVARPVGTDASGAQLYRVTQRVADAEILPGMRTPILGYDGIFPGPTFETRRGQPVVVRHRNELPVPTVVHLHGGHTPAESDGWPLDLVLPVGDTAGWSHHGMVGDLAAGEREHRYPNDQRAGTLWYHEHRMDFTGPAVYRGLAGFHIVRDDVEDALPLPRDRRELPLMICDRSFAADGSFAYPGLDQGMRTLPGVEDDWMEGVLGDVVLVNGVPWPVHEVDAARYRLRLLNASNARRYRLALTVPGGPDLPMVQIGSDGGLLAAPVEHDAIEISSGERFDVVVDFSLLPVGTEVTMVNGLDAGRAGDVMRFRVVRKATDDSRVPERLAEFEPLVPPPGAPQRVFRFARGGVGDHRGWTINGTSFDPDTSLADIRLGETEVWRFVTDVHHPVHVHLDAFQVLRRNGRDPGEYDAGWKDTVDVRPAEVVDVAVRFSDYAGRFVLHCHNLEHEDMAMMGTVRTV, from the coding sequence ATGAACCTGACGCGGCGCGGGTTCCTCGGGCTGCTGGGCGGGGCGGCTGCGCTCGCAGCGCTCCCGGCCTGCGGGTCGGGGGTGGCGGTGGGTTCCACCGGGGAGGTGCTGGCCAGCGCGTGGCCGCTGCCGGAGCCGTTCCGGGTGCCGTTGCCCGTGCCGCCGGTTGCACGCCCGGTCGGCACGGACGCGTCCGGGGCGCAGCTCTACCGCGTGACCCAGCGCGTGGCCGACGCGGAGATCCTGCCCGGGATGCGGACCCCGATCCTGGGCTACGACGGGATCTTCCCCGGGCCGACGTTCGAGACCCGCCGCGGGCAGCCGGTGGTGGTGCGCCACCGCAACGAGCTGCCGGTGCCGACCGTGGTGCACCTGCACGGCGGGCACACGCCCGCCGAGTCCGACGGATGGCCCCTGGACCTCGTGCTGCCGGTGGGCGACACGGCCGGCTGGAGCCATCACGGCATGGTCGGCGACCTCGCTGCGGGCGAGCGGGAGCACCGCTACCCGAACGACCAGCGAGCCGGCACGCTCTGGTACCACGAGCACCGGATGGACTTCACCGGCCCGGCCGTCTACCGCGGGCTGGCCGGCTTCCACATCGTGCGCGACGACGTCGAGGACGCCCTGCCGCTGCCCCGCGACCGGCGGGAGCTGCCGCTGATGATCTGCGACCGGTCGTTCGCCGCCGACGGCTCGTTCGCCTACCCGGGCCTCGACCAGGGCATGCGGACGCTCCCCGGCGTGGAGGACGACTGGATGGAGGGCGTGCTGGGGGACGTCGTGCTCGTCAACGGGGTGCCCTGGCCCGTGCACGAGGTCGACGCGGCCCGCTACCGGCTGCGGCTGCTGAACGCCTCGAACGCCCGCCGCTACCGGCTCGCGCTCACCGTGCCGGGCGGGCCGGACCTGCCGATGGTCCAGATCGGGTCGGACGGCGGGCTGCTGGCGGCTCCGGTGGAGCACGACGCGATCGAGATCTCCTCGGGGGAGCGGTTCGACGTGGTCGTGGACTTCTCGCTGCTGCCGGTCGGCACCGAGGTGACGATGGTCAACGGGCTCGACGCAGGCCGGGCGGGGGACGTGATGCGGTTCCGGGTGGTGCGCAAGGCCACGGACGACAGCCGCGTGCCCGAGCGGCTCGCCGAGTTCGAGCCCCTCGTCCCGCCGCCCGGCGCGCCGCAGCGCGTCTTCCGCTTCGCGCGCGGCGGTGTCGGCGACCACCGCGGCTGGACGATCAACGGCACCTCGTTCGACCCGGACACGTCGCTCGCCGACATCCGGCTCGGTGAGACCGAGGTGTGGCGCTTCGTCACCGACGTGCACCACCCCGTCCACGTGCACCTCGACGCCTTCCAGGTGCTGCGTCGCAACGGCCGGGACCCGGGCGAGTACGACGCGGGCTGGAAGGACACCGTGGACGTCCGTCCGGCCGAGGTCGTGGACGTGGCGGTGCGGTTCTCGGACTACGCGGGCCGGTTCGTCCTCCACTGCCACAACCTCGAGCACGAGGACATGGCGATGATGGGGACGGTCAGGACGGTGTGA
- a CDS encoding permease prefix domain 1-containing protein: MTDPVGAHVAELDRALHGPAALKRSMIAEVRHGLADAVACHQDRGLEPQRAAAEAVREFGSVHEVAPLLQEELTARQGRRTAQLVVVAFPALLLAWDALWMTGQAWQSPPSPMVGSLARAVDVLTVLITVAALVLLLATFRDGPLPRWVTTLSGLVAALGVAGCGGMSLVMNLLKPHAAGELFAANPATAVVLTATALIAALVTRSAVRSLRFAHTRRAARVGPSQT, encoded by the coding sequence GTGACCGATCCCGTCGGCGCCCACGTCGCCGAGCTCGACCGCGCCCTGCACGGGCCGGCCGCCCTGAAGCGCAGCATGATCGCCGAGGTGCGCCACGGCCTCGCCGACGCCGTCGCCTGCCACCAGGATCGCGGGCTCGAGCCCCAACGGGCGGCCGCCGAAGCCGTCCGGGAGTTCGGGTCGGTGCACGAGGTGGCCCCGCTGCTGCAGGAGGAGCTCACCGCGCGGCAGGGGCGGCGCACGGCCCAACTGGTCGTCGTGGCGTTCCCCGCCTTGCTGCTCGCCTGGGATGCGCTGTGGATGACGGGCCAGGCCTGGCAGTCGCCCCCGTCCCCCATGGTCGGCTCGCTGGCTCGCGCCGTGGACGTCCTGACCGTGCTGATCACCGTTGCCGCGCTCGTCCTGCTGCTGGCCACGTTCCGGGACGGTCCGCTGCCCCGGTGGGTCACGACGCTGAGCGGTCTCGTGGCCGCACTCGGCGTCGCCGGCTGCGGCGGCATGTCCCTCGTCATGAACCTGCTGAAACCCCACGCGGCCGGCGAGCTGTTCGCCGCCAACCCCGCGACGGCCGTCGTGCTCACGGCGACCGCACTGATCGCGGCACTGGTGACCCGGTCCGCCGTCCGATCGCTGCGGTTCGCGCACACGAGACGTGCGGCTCGGGTGGGACCGAGCCAAACCTGA
- a CDS encoding methyltransferase domain-containing protein, protein MDKAFLETLLAFDRRPDSLQLRRRSYGLLQIERGSRVVDVGCGAGTAVGELAELGADAVGIDAAPEAVAFARELHPDRRFEVGDAQQLPFADESLDGYRAEKLYHALDDPDKACAEALRVLAPGGRIVLVGQDWELIAIDSDDPALTGVMVTASADEMVNGRVARRYRNLLLDTGFDGVSCEVHTAVLTDPELALFMASRLATGAVRAGVVSEAQAETWLDDQRSRADRDRALVAIPLFLAAGRRPLTPS, encoded by the coding sequence ATGGACAAGGCCTTCCTCGAGACCCTGCTCGCCTTCGACCGGCGACCCGACTCCCTGCAGCTGCGCCGCCGGTCCTACGGACTGCTGCAGATCGAGCGCGGCAGCCGGGTGGTGGACGTCGGCTGCGGCGCCGGCACGGCCGTCGGCGAGCTCGCCGAACTCGGAGCGGACGCCGTCGGCATCGACGCCGCCCCGGAAGCCGTCGCCTTCGCGCGCGAGCTCCATCCGGACCGCCGGTTCGAGGTGGGGGACGCGCAACAGCTGCCGTTCGCCGACGAGAGCCTCGACGGATACCGGGCCGAGAAGCTCTACCACGCGCTCGACGACCCGGACAAAGCGTGCGCCGAGGCGCTCCGGGTGCTCGCTCCCGGCGGGCGGATCGTCCTCGTCGGTCAGGACTGGGAGCTGATCGCGATCGACTCCGACGACCCGGCGCTCACCGGGGTGATGGTGACCGCCAGCGCCGACGAGATGGTCAACGGCCGGGTGGCCCGCCGCTACCGCAACCTGCTGCTGGACACCGGCTTCGACGGTGTCTCCTGCGAGGTGCACACGGCCGTCCTCACCGATCCGGAACTGGCGCTGTTCATGGCCAGCCGCCTGGCGACGGGCGCGGTGCGCGCCGGTGTGGTGAGCGAGGCGCAGGCCGAGACGTGGCTCGACGACCAGCGCAGCCGGGCCGACCGCGATCGGGCGCTCGTCGCGATACCGCTGTTCCTCGCCGCCGGACGCCGGCCGCTCACACCGTCCTGA
- a CDS encoding NAD-dependent epimerase/dehydratase family protein, translated as MTRILLAGSTGVVGRRLVPLLVERGHHVVALTRRPDRVPALRAAGAHPAVVDVRDAAALAATIRDTAPEVVVHQLTDLGGADLAANAELRMSGTRHLVDAALAAGARRIVAQSIAWAYAGGDGPADEDTPLDLDAPEPRATSVRGVAALEAAVREAPAWVVLRYGMFYGPDTWFAPDGLRAADARAGRLVADGDVTSFLHVDDAAAAAVAALGWPSGAVNVCDDEPAAARDWVPAFCASVGAAPPPVSDAPRREWARGADNRRSREQLGWTPQHRSWRRGFALTAAAR; from the coding sequence ATGACGCGCATCCTGCTGGCCGGATCGACCGGCGTCGTGGGCAGGCGGCTCGTCCCGCTGCTGGTCGAGCGCGGCCACCACGTCGTCGCGCTCACCCGCAGGCCGGACCGCGTCCCCGCGCTGCGTGCGGCGGGAGCACACCCGGCGGTCGTCGACGTGCGGGACGCCGCCGCGCTCGCGGCCACGATCCGCGACACCGCGCCGGAGGTGGTGGTGCACCAGCTCACCGACCTCGGCGGGGCCGACCTCGCCGCCAACGCAGAGCTGCGGATGTCCGGCACCCGGCACCTCGTCGACGCCGCGCTCGCCGCGGGCGCCCGCCGGATCGTCGCGCAGAGCATCGCATGGGCCTACGCGGGCGGGGACGGCCCCGCCGACGAGGACACCCCGCTGGACCTCGACGCCCCCGAGCCCCGTGCCACGTCCGTCCGCGGCGTCGCCGCGCTCGAGGCCGCGGTGCGCGAGGCGCCGGCGTGGGTGGTGCTGCGCTACGGGATGTTCTACGGGCCGGACACGTGGTTCGCCCCCGACGGCCTGCGCGCCGCCGACGCGCGGGCCGGCCGCCTCGTCGCGGACGGCGACGTGACGAGCTTCCTGCACGTGGACGACGCAGCCGCGGCCGCGGTGGCCGCGCTCGGGTGGCCGTCCGGCGCGGTGAACGTCTGCGACGACGAGCCGGCGGCCGCCCGTGACTGGGTGCCGGCCTTCTGCGCCTCGGTAGGAGCAGCGCCCCCACCGGTTTCGGACGCCCCGCGGCGGGAGTGGGCCCGCGGTGCCGACAACCGGCGTTCCCGCGAACAGCTCGGCTGGACGCCGCAGCACCGGTCGTGGCGCCGCGGGTTCGCCCTCACCGCAGCAGCTCGGTGA
- a CDS encoding TIGR03842 family LLM class F420-dependent oxidoreductase: MDIGLVLQTDPPAQTVVDLMVRAEELGFSHGWTFDSHVLWQEPYVIYPRILERTQRMIVGPMVTNPATRDWTVIASLHATLNEQFGNRTICGIGRGDSAVRVQGRPPTTLARLEESIHVIRELAEGRAVELHGTTVQIPWIADGAKLPVWMAGYGPKALDLVGRAADGFILQLADPYLVEWTVKTVRAAAEAAGRDPAAITVCVAAPAYVGDDLGHARDQCRWFGGMVGNHVADLVTRYGETSAAVPAALTGYIKGREGYDYSHHGRAGNRSTDFVPDEVVERFCLLGPPSAQLERLAELKGLGVDQFAIYAMHDAREATIDAYGAAVIPALS, encoded by the coding sequence ATGGACATAGGCCTGGTCCTGCAGACCGACCCGCCGGCGCAGACCGTCGTCGACCTCATGGTGCGGGCCGAGGAGCTGGGGTTCAGCCACGGCTGGACGTTCGACTCGCACGTGCTCTGGCAGGAGCCCTACGTCATCTACCCGCGGATCCTGGAGCGGACGCAGCGGATGATCGTCGGGCCGATGGTGACCAACCCGGCCACCCGGGACTGGACCGTCATCGCGTCGCTGCACGCAACGCTGAACGAGCAGTTCGGCAACCGCACCATCTGCGGCATCGGCCGCGGCGACTCCGCGGTGCGCGTCCAGGGCCGTCCGCCCACCACGCTGGCCCGGCTGGAGGAGTCGATCCACGTCATCCGCGAGCTCGCGGAGGGCCGCGCCGTCGAGCTGCACGGCACGACGGTGCAGATCCCGTGGATCGCCGACGGCGCGAAGCTCCCGGTGTGGATGGCCGGGTACGGGCCGAAGGCGCTCGACCTCGTCGGGCGCGCTGCCGACGGGTTCATCCTGCAGCTCGCCGACCCCTACCTCGTGGAGTGGACGGTCAAGACCGTCCGCGCCGCCGCGGAGGCGGCCGGCCGGGACCCCGCGGCGATCACGGTCTGCGTGGCCGCGCCCGCGTACGTCGGTGACGACCTCGGTCACGCCCGCGACCAGTGCCGCTGGTTCGGCGGGATGGTCGGCAACCACGTCGCCGACCTCGTCACGCGCTACGGCGAGACGTCGGCGGCCGTGCCCGCGGCGCTGACCGGCTACATCAAGGGCCGCGAGGGCTACGACTACAGCCACCACGGCCGCGCCGGCAACCGGTCGACCGACTTCGTGCCCGACGAGGTCGTCGAGCGGTTCTGCCTGCTCGGGCCGCCGTCCGCGCAGCTGGAACGGCTCGCCGAGCTGAAGGGGCTCGGCGTGGACCAGTTCGCGATCTACGCCATGCACGACGCCCGCGAGGCGACGATCGATGCCTACGGAGCGGCGGTCATCCCCGCCCTCTCCTGA
- a CDS encoding DUF1059 domain-containing protein has translation MAYTIRCADSGADCPGEFAAETREELDRHVEMHVQMAHPDMVFDENTKAAVDGLVRQR, from the coding sequence ATGGCTTACACGATTCGGTGCGCAGACAGCGGAGCTGACTGTCCGGGCGAGTTCGCCGCCGAGACCAGAGAGGAACTGGACCGGCACGTCGAGATGCATGTTCAGATGGCTCATCCCGACATGGTCTTCGACGAGAACACGAAGGCCGCGGTCGACGGTTTGGTTCGCCAGCGCTGA
- a CDS encoding cupin domain-containing protein, producing MQSSNSIFTSLAHQPLPALPDDAQVMTATVEVPPGDPGTPPHRHSGPVYGYVTEGAIVWELEGEPERVIRAGEAFWEPGGDVIHYQAGNALPDAWSRFVVVMVHAPSAPMLTLVDEAELAERRHLRAPRAVRA from the coding sequence GTGCAGTCCTCGAACTCCATCTTCACCTCCCTCGCCCACCAGCCCCTGCCTGCGCTCCCCGACGACGCCCAGGTCATGACGGCCACCGTCGAGGTGCCGCCCGGCGACCCGGGCACGCCGCCCCACCGCCACTCCGGCCCCGTGTACGGCTACGTCACGGAGGGCGCGATCGTCTGGGAGCTGGAAGGCGAGCCGGAGCGCGTGATCCGCGCGGGTGAGGCGTTCTGGGAGCCCGGCGGCGACGTGATCCACTACCAGGCCGGGAACGCGCTGCCCGATGCGTGGAGCCGCTTCGTGGTGGTGATGGTGCACGCCCCGAGCGCGCCGATGCTCACCCTCGTCGACGAGGCCGAGCTCGCCGAGCGCCGCCACCTGCGCGCCCCGCGGGCGGTGCGGGCATGA
- a CDS encoding PLP-dependent aminotransferase family protein — protein MGNVRGLDLHLDVGPVRGRGRALEDALRDAVRSGRLTPGTRLPGTRSLAADLGLSRGTVVQAFSQLVAEGWLVGVAGSGTVVGTVPSGSVTPEPDGRPVPAGTRAGIDLRPGRPDLSAFPRTPWAGAVRRALAGSAASLDYVEPGGLPELRAAVAEHVARTRGVRADGNAVVVTAGFTQGLALLARAVHRLGMRHAGAEDPGFARHREVLTAAGLTPVALPVDDAGADAAALPEDPALALLTPAHQHPYGVVLAPARRAAVVEWARRCDGFVVEDDYDGEFRYDRQPVGAMQPLDPDRVVFAGSVSKTLAPGMRLGWLVVPRALRAPLEAEMRALGAWVPAIDQLALADLLRRGEYDRHVRRMRLAYRGRRQELGARLAAIGAPPPAGVAAGLHALLPVGSAERERRTVDAAERAGVRLHGLHTGGYWHRPAPDRPGALVIGYATPPGHAWRRALDALTELLR, from the coding sequence GTGGGCAACGTCCGCGGGCTCGACCTGCACCTGGACGTCGGGCCAGTGCGCGGGCGCGGCCGCGCCCTGGAGGACGCGCTGCGCGACGCGGTGCGCTCGGGCCGCCTCACCCCTGGCACCCGCCTGCCGGGCACGCGCAGCCTCGCGGCCGATCTCGGCCTGTCCCGCGGCACGGTCGTGCAGGCGTTCAGCCAGCTCGTGGCCGAGGGCTGGCTCGTCGGCGTGGCGGGATCGGGCACGGTCGTCGGCACCGTCCCGTCCGGTTCCGTCACGCCCGAACCGGACGGCCGGCCCGTCCCGGCCGGCACCCGTGCCGGCATCGACCTGCGCCCGGGCCGTCCCGACCTCAGCGCGTTCCCCCGCACGCCGTGGGCCGGGGCCGTCCGGCGGGCGCTCGCCGGGAGTGCAGCGTCGCTGGACTACGTCGAACCCGGCGGCCTTCCGGAGCTGCGGGCCGCGGTCGCCGAGCACGTCGCGCGCACCCGCGGGGTGCGGGCGGACGGGAACGCCGTCGTCGTGACGGCGGGGTTCACGCAGGGGCTGGCGTTGCTCGCCCGAGCCGTCCACCGGCTGGGCATGCGGCACGCCGGGGCCGAGGACCCGGGATTCGCGCGCCACCGCGAAGTGCTGACCGCCGCCGGGCTGACCCCGGTGGCCCTGCCGGTGGACGACGCGGGCGCCGACGCGGCCGCTCTGCCGGAGGATCCGGCGCTCGCACTGCTCACACCCGCCCACCAGCACCCGTACGGCGTGGTGCTGGCGCCCGCGCGCCGGGCCGCGGTGGTCGAGTGGGCCCGCCGCTGCGACGGGTTCGTCGTCGAGGACGACTACGACGGCGAGTTCCGGTACGACCGGCAGCCGGTCGGGGCGATGCAGCCGCTCGACCCGGACCGCGTCGTGTTCGCCGGCAGCGTGAGCAAGACGCTCGCGCCGGGCATGCGGCTGGGCTGGCTGGTGGTGCCGCGGGCGCTGCGGGCACCCCTGGAGGCCGAGATGAGGGCGCTCGGCGCGTGGGTTCCCGCCATCGACCAGCTCGCGCTCGCCGACCTGCTCAGGCGCGGTGAGTACGACCGGCACGTGCGCCGGATGCGGCTGGCCTACCGGGGGCGTCGGCAGGAGCTCGGTGCCCGGCTCGCGGCGATCGGCGCGCCACCGCCCGCCGGGGTGGCGGCCGGGCTGCACGCGTTGCTCCCGGTGGGGTCCGCCGAGCGGGAGCGGCGGACGGTGGACGCCGCCGAGCGGGCCGGTGTGCGCCTGCACGGCCTGCACACCGGCGGCTATTGGCACCGGCCTGCCCCGGACCGGCCCGGGGCGTTGGTGATCGGCTACGCCACGCCGCCCGGGCACGCGTGGCGCCGGGCGCTCGACGCCCTCACCGAGCTGCTGCGGTGA